The Exiguobacterium aurantiacum DSM 6208 genome includes a window with the following:
- a CDS encoding barstar family protein: MNVKRPWLHEVDAATALFVRRHAMHTDEFEQKTEHLSSSSDGTLWKVDRYAFDRVYDQALDDVYRSIRRQVADIFSFHPGDIQIGEGFTDVTTLRYLVLHPFTRDVYVDVAPSGVVETVYVWMHPIEVCQQRDQITRVTLDVSNIATETELHEQLKEQLQFPSHYGMNWDAFWDVITDENGLPDIVELYGWTEFEQRLPVAANTLAKCFLDYANEPDLKLCQIHYHQTEMLILPRQALKEGEANRLIYRHLAGATFPLRVKRKTSVRLPKRHRFSLERIEEESVLSGIVRSHEEIAPWLTLSIEDQRQDVVTFSHGTDWLLSYYREGLTLQGENIESVESIDTADYETFFHHVTRGPYPIELTFCFGGTIAPSETVYRLTLHDAAWEKLIEETLLPQLKIPKAKRFWQSFSSTTSQQSLETFLGECHPHIFGNFLLAHDADDVYHFIDHVNGSIKRF, encoded by the coding sequence ATGAATGTAAAACGTCCGTGGTTGCATGAGGTCGATGCGGCCACGGCTTTATTTGTGCGGCGACACGCGATGCACACGGATGAGTTTGAACAAAAGACGGAACACTTATCAAGTTCAAGCGATGGGACGTTATGGAAAGTCGACCGTTATGCATTCGACCGCGTCTATGACCAAGCGCTTGATGACGTGTATCGTTCGATTCGTCGACAAGTTGCTGACATCTTCTCGTTTCATCCAGGTGATATACAAATCGGTGAGGGTTTCACGGATGTAACGACGCTACGTTACCTCGTCTTGCATCCGTTCACCCGAGATGTCTACGTCGATGTCGCTCCATCTGGGGTCGTTGAGACGGTGTATGTCTGGATGCATCCGATCGAGGTGTGTCAACAGAGAGACCAAATCACTCGTGTGACGCTAGACGTCTCAAACATCGCGACGGAAACCGAGTTGCATGAACAATTGAAAGAACAGTTACAATTTCCTTCGCACTATGGCATGAACTGGGACGCATTTTGGGATGTCATCACCGATGAGAACGGGTTGCCGGACATCGTGGAGTTGTACGGATGGACAGAGTTTGAGCAACGTTTGCCTGTGGCGGCGAACACGCTCGCAAAATGTTTTTTGGACTACGCGAACGAGCCGGACTTAAAACTGTGTCAAATCCACTATCATCAGACAGAGATGCTGATTTTACCGAGGCAGGCATTAAAAGAAGGAGAAGCAAATCGCCTAATCTACCGACATCTCGCTGGCGCAACGTTCCCGTTACGTGTGAAACGCAAGACGTCAGTACGGTTGCCGAAGCGACACCGTTTCTCGCTTGAACGCATAGAAGAGGAGTCTGTCCTATCAGGAATTGTTCGCAGTCATGAGGAGATTGCCCCATGGTTGACACTTTCCATTGAAGACCAGCGCCAAGACGTCGTCACGTTCTCACATGGAACGGATTGGCTCTTGAGCTATTACCGGGAGGGGTTGACACTCCAAGGGGAGAATATTGAATCCGTTGAATCAATTGACACAGCGGATTATGAGACGTTCTTTCACCACGTGACACGGGGGCCGTATCCAATCGAATTGACGTTCTGTTTCGGTGGTACAATTGCTCCAAGCGAGACGGTGTATCGGTTGACGCTACATGACGCAGCATGGGAGAAATTGATTGAAGAAACGTTGTTACCTCAATTAAAGATTCCAAAAGCAAAAAGGTTTTGGCAGTCTTTTTCATCAACTACATCTCAACAGTCACTCGAGACGTTCTTAGGAGAATGTCATCCTCATATCTTTGGAAACTTCCTACTGGCGCATGATGCGGACGATGTGTATCACTTTATTGATCATGTGAACGGTTCAATCAAGCGGTTTTGA
- a CDS encoding DUF58 domain-containing protein, whose translation MRQVEVSTPSLLDEKLWPAYIGILVFFVWFPYVWPFAYVAGVILGLMLARKWLTKQIVEATGLSFHQKEQLLFVNDCVSLKMDVTGIERLETLGIPTSVRLVTGRGLMFDEDQSVHTLQLRHESTYLLPIHAKQRGPVQIDECTLQFKLPFWLGTIFVTGFTLPSWIILPCITKQNRFDSRLVRMGDRLVKHSPLNDPLMMQSTKRYEQEPVKQIDWVATAKTGKLQAKVFQRQNLDTFTLALDLSGPLGNGLHARYEELIQQAAYLVSYLLNEDCKVELFINRLDADNQIDHLRMSDGRKQLRLALVRLAWIYESDRFVASKRFNQIIDRQKHPHAEVIRIDASLMNRIAVG comes from the coding sequence ATGCGACAGGTCGAAGTCAGTACTCCGTCCCTTTTAGATGAAAAGCTTTGGCCAGCCTATATAGGGATACTCGTCTTCTTCGTTTGGTTCCCATACGTCTGGCCGTTTGCTTACGTGGCTGGCGTGATTCTGGGGCTGATGCTCGCACGGAAATGGCTGACGAAACAAATCGTTGAGGCGACAGGCTTGTCGTTTCATCAAAAGGAGCAGTTGTTGTTCGTGAATGATTGCGTCTCGCTCAAGATGGACGTGACAGGCATCGAGCGACTTGAAACGCTCGGGATCCCGACTTCGGTCCGCTTGGTGACGGGACGCGGCTTGATGTTTGACGAAGATCAGTCCGTGCACACCTTACAACTTCGTCATGAATCGACCTATTTGCTTCCAATCCACGCGAAGCAACGCGGTCCCGTCCAAATCGATGAATGCACCCTTCAGTTCAAGCTCCCGTTTTGGCTCGGCACCATCTTCGTCACCGGTTTTACACTGCCGTCCTGGATTATCCTCCCGTGCATCACGAAACAGAACCGATTCGACTCACGCCTCGTCCGGATGGGGGACCGACTCGTCAAACATTCGCCGCTCAATGACCCGTTGATGATGCAAAGTACAAAACGGTATGAGCAAGAGCCGGTCAAACAAATCGACTGGGTCGCGACAGCGAAGACAGGGAAGCTGCAGGCGAAAGTGTTTCAACGCCAAAACCTCGATACGTTCACACTCGCACTCGACTTGAGCGGTCCGCTCGGGAATGGCCTCCACGCGCGTTACGAAGAGTTGATTCAACAAGCCGCTTATCTCGTGTCCTATTTATTGAATGAAGACTGTAAAGTCGAGCTGTTCATCAATCGGCTAGACGCCGATAATCAGATTGACCATCTGCGGATGAGTGACGGTCGTAAGCAATTACGCCTCGCCCTCGTACGTTTGGCATGGATTTATGAATCCGATCGATTTGTCGCTTCGAAACGGTTCAATCAAATTATCGATCGACAGAAGCATCCGCATGCGGAAGTGATTCGGATTGACGCGTCACTGATGAACCGAATCGCTGTCGGTTGA
- a CDS encoding AAA family ATPase has translation MTITRVLEQLDQIYLGKPDITRLCCTALLANGHILLEDVPGTGKTLLAKSIAKSFEAEFTRIQFTADLLPSDIIGADFFNVQTQAFENRTGPIFTNILLIDEVNRAVPRTQSALLEAMEERQVSIGGVTYQLPEPFFVIATQNPIESAGTFALPDAQLDRFLMSLQVGYPEAGEERQLILQTISKTRHVVHALMSSETFLAAQREVEEVRIHEDVVTYLLALIQETRHHPLVEVGASPRATLALVRASQAYAYIEGRRFVTPEDVQAVATHVLAHRLTLTLEGDVKSTKRAVLADILERVDVPVEKV, from the coding sequence ATGACGATCACACGCGTACTCGAACAGCTCGACCAAATCTATCTCGGAAAACCTGACATCACGCGCCTCTGTTGCACGGCGCTACTCGCGAACGGACACATCTTGCTAGAGGACGTCCCAGGTACGGGGAAGACGCTCCTCGCCAAAAGTATCGCAAAGAGCTTCGAGGCCGAGTTCACACGGATCCAGTTCACGGCCGACCTGCTTCCAAGTGATATCATCGGGGCTGACTTCTTCAACGTGCAGACGCAGGCGTTCGAGAATCGGACGGGCCCAATCTTCACGAATATCCTTTTGATTGACGAAGTCAACCGGGCCGTCCCCCGGACACAGTCGGCGTTACTTGAGGCGATGGAAGAGCGGCAAGTGTCGATTGGTGGGGTCACGTATCAACTGCCGGAACCGTTCTTCGTCATCGCGACACAAAATCCGATCGAGTCGGCAGGGACGTTCGCGTTGCCGGACGCACAACTCGACCGCTTCTTGATGTCGCTTCAAGTCGGCTATCCCGAGGCAGGCGAGGAGCGGCAGTTGATTCTGCAGACGATTTCGAAGACACGGCACGTCGTTCATGCCCTCATGTCGTCCGAGACGTTTTTAGCGGCACAGCGCGAAGTCGAGGAGGTTCGCATCCATGAGGACGTCGTGACTTATTTGCTCGCCCTCATCCAAGAGACGCGACACCATCCGCTCGTCGAAGTGGGGGCCAGCCCTAGGGCGACACTCGCCCTCGTTAGAGCGTCTCAGGCGTATGCCTACATCGAGGGTCGCCGCTTCGTGACGCCGGAAGATGTCCAAGCCGTCGCGACGCATGTGTTGGCGCACCGATTGACGCTCACGCTTGAAGGAGACGTGAAGTCGACGAAACGGGCCGTCCTCGCCGACATCTTGGAGCGCGTCGACGTCCCGGTCGAGAAGGTGTGA